The Canis lupus baileyi chromosome 28, mCanLup2.hap1, whole genome shotgun sequence genome has a segment encoding these proteins:
- the FABP5 gene encoding fatty acid-binding protein 5 codes for MATIQQLVGRWRLVESKGFDEYMKEVGVGMALRKVGAMAKPDCIISSDGKNLTIKTESTLKTTQFSCNLGEKFEETTADGRKTQTVCNFTDGALVQHQEWDGKESTITRKLEDGKLVVECVMNNVTCTRIYEKVE; via the exons ATGGCCACCATTCAGCAGCTGGTAGGAAGATGGCGCTTAGTGGAGAGCAAGGGCTTTGACGAATACATGAAGGAAGTAG GAGTGGGAATGGCTCTGCGAAAGGTGGGTGCAATGGCCAAACCAGATTGTATCATCTCTTCTGACGGCAAAAACCTCACCATAAAAACTGAGAGCACTTTGAAAACAACACAGTTTTCGTGTAATCTGGGAGAGAAGTTTGAAGAAACTACAGCTGATGGCAGAAAAACTCAG ACTGTCTGCAACTTCACAGACGGCGCATTGGTTCAACATCAGGAATGGGATGGGAAGGAAAGCACAATAACAAGAAAGTTGGAAGATGGGAAATTGGTGGTG GAATGCGTCATGAACAATGTCACCTGTACGCGGATCTATGAAAAAGTAGAGTAA